In Streptomyces sp. NBC_00569, a single genomic region encodes these proteins:
- a CDS encoding glucose 1-dehydrogenase, with protein sequence MGRLADRVVLVTGGARGIGRAVVETAVREDAAVAFLDLDEEAGAALRDELAGKGARVAFRRVDVTDGRSVADAVNDVAAALGPVDILVNNAGRNVYADPVAMTEAEWDQVFDVDLKAAFLCAKHTLPSMIERGSGAIVNIASLHAKLTCAGMYPYAAAKSGLVGLTRSMALEVAPHGVRVNAVSPGYIRTALVDEYFDQNPDRDAERKTLDVHPLGRIGTPEEVAEVVCFLASDAASFVTGAEWAVDGGLGVRFA encoded by the coding sequence ATGGGGCGGTTGGCGGACCGGGTGGTCCTGGTGACGGGCGGGGCGCGCGGCATCGGCCGGGCGGTCGTCGAGACGGCCGTGCGCGAGGACGCGGCCGTGGCGTTCCTCGACCTGGACGAGGAGGCCGGAGCGGCGCTGCGCGACGAACTCGCCGGCAAGGGTGCCCGCGTGGCCTTCCGCCGGGTCGACGTCACGGACGGGCGGTCGGTCGCCGACGCCGTGAACGACGTGGCCGCCGCGCTCGGACCGGTCGACATCCTGGTCAACAACGCTGGGCGCAACGTCTACGCCGACCCCGTCGCGATGACCGAGGCCGAGTGGGACCAGGTCTTCGACGTCGACCTGAAGGCGGCCTTCCTGTGCGCGAAGCACACCCTGCCGTCGATGATCGAGCGGGGCAGCGGGGCGATCGTGAACATCGCGTCCCTGCACGCCAAGCTGACCTGCGCCGGCATGTACCCGTACGCGGCGGCCAAGTCCGGTCTCGTCGGGCTGACCCGCTCGATGGCTCTGGAGGTCGCGCCTCACGGCGTACGGGTCAACGCGGTCAGCCCCGGTTACATCAGGACGGCCCTGGTCGACGAGTACTTCGACCAGAACCCGGACCGGGACGCCGAGCGCAAGACGCTCGACGTCCATCCGCTGGGCCGCATCGGCACCCCCGAGGAGGTCGCCGAAGTGGTGTGCTTCCTCGCGTCCGACGCGGCGTCCTTCGTCACCGGGGCGGAGTGGGCCGTGGACGGCGGGCTCGGCGTGCGGTTCGCCTGA
- a CDS encoding FadR/GntR family transcriptional regulator — translation MAVRRTTLFDQVAGEIVDLIEESGLEPGDDVPSEGELAARFGVNRLAVREAIRVLSAREILVSSQGRPARVNVPSARVFGQILQFRLRQQSLEVADVLDARGAIEGALASRAAARVASGEASADAAGTLLDEMEDAVEDRDRFVALDLAFHHEIARMAGNGMLELVLESLSDILTAHRLASYEGRSRRGDSQRATITAHRRILAAIASGAPEEAVAAMAAHLDETGEDLAVS, via the coding sequence GTGGCAGTGCGCCGCACCACGCTGTTCGACCAGGTCGCCGGCGAGATCGTCGATCTGATCGAGGAGTCGGGGCTCGAGCCCGGCGACGACGTGCCCTCGGAGGGCGAACTCGCGGCCAGGTTCGGGGTCAACCGGCTCGCGGTGCGCGAGGCGATCCGGGTGCTGTCCGCCCGCGAGATCCTCGTGTCGAGCCAGGGCCGGCCGGCCAGGGTCAACGTCCCCTCGGCGCGGGTGTTCGGGCAGATCCTCCAATTCCGCCTGCGCCAGCAGTCGTTGGAGGTCGCCGACGTCCTGGACGCGCGCGGCGCGATCGAGGGAGCGCTGGCATCCCGCGCGGCGGCCCGGGTCGCGTCCGGCGAGGCCTCGGCGGACGCGGCCGGCACCCTGCTCGACGAGATGGAGGACGCCGTCGAGGACCGCGACCGCTTCGTGGCCCTCGACCTCGCCTTCCACCACGAGATCGCCCGCATGGCCGGGAACGGCATGCTGGAACTCGTCCTGGAATCGCTCTCGGACATCCTCACCGCGCACCGGCTCGCCAGCTACGAGGGGAGGTCCCGCCGGGGCGACAGCCAACGGGCGACGATCACGGCCCACCGGCGGATCCTGGCCGCCATCGCATCGGGCGCCCCGGAGGAAGCCGTGGCGGCCATGGCGGCCCACCTCGACGAGACCGGCGAGGACCTCGCCGTGTCCTAG
- a CDS encoding SpoIIE family protein phosphatase: MAGRRRAEIGLGERLALNRVGTFEWDLSEGTFELDAAGLAVYDIGPDEYDGRPESLLSRVSPEEGARTGAAAMSAIHAGRSSYGAYFRVRRRDGREQWTHLRGRILRDEHGTPRHVVGIVRDADGDRAQLAMTSPVQLAGWQRMTTVLQATADALSRAMTVADVTAVLTGEGGLELFGADGLVLGLVEGDTLQLVALAGESTPELDELKLHRIDESLPLAEAVITQRPRFVTSLRELADAFPRLGPYAERLDLDAAAFLPLVAQARSVGGLALLFRGREEFTAEDRDLCLGLAGIVAQSLQRAILFDGERDFATGLQSTMLPQHIPKFPGVEIAARYHAAGSGRQVGGDWYDVISLPRRRIGVVVGDVEGHDTQAAAVMGQLRIALRAYAGEGHPPSTVIARASRFLAELDTDRFATCTYAQVDPATGDVRAIRAGHMEPVLRHADGRVSTPPVRGGLPLGLATEFEQEEYPETRLDLLPGEAIVLFTDGLVEHPGRDIAAGVQAVTEAVRNGPVRACAVAERLSERVSQVRPTADDVALLVLCRDLDQGTPLAPRIHQYLHTADPQGLAETRTALRSALEDWGFGAVADDVELAAGELMVNALLHTEAGAVITLEVLPGPARRVRLWVKDRSSVFPRRRTPGEAATSGRGLLLVDAVADCWGVEPRGEGKAVWCEFVETEPEPPGGR; this comes from the coding sequence ATGGCAGGAAGGCGCAGGGCGGAGATCGGCCTGGGGGAGCGCCTTGCGCTGAACCGTGTGGGCACCTTCGAGTGGGACCTGTCGGAGGGGACCTTCGAGCTCGACGCGGCGGGCCTCGCCGTGTACGACATCGGACCCGATGAGTACGACGGCCGGCCCGAGTCCCTGCTGTCGCGCGTCTCCCCCGAGGAGGGCGCCCGGACGGGCGCCGCCGCGATGTCGGCGATCCACGCGGGACGCTCCTCCTACGGTGCCTACTTCCGCGTACGGCGCCGCGACGGCCGGGAGCAGTGGACCCATCTGCGGGGCCGGATCCTCAGGGACGAGCACGGCACACCCCGGCACGTGGTCGGCATCGTGCGCGACGCCGACGGGGACCGTGCCCAGCTCGCCATGACCAGCCCCGTACAGCTCGCGGGGTGGCAGCGGATGACCACCGTCCTCCAGGCCACCGCCGACGCCCTGTCCCGGGCCATGACGGTGGCCGACGTGACCGCCGTCCTCACCGGCGAGGGCGGGCTCGAACTCTTCGGGGCCGACGGACTCGTCCTCGGTCTCGTCGAGGGCGACACGCTCCAACTCGTCGCCCTGGCGGGCGAGTCGACGCCCGAGCTCGACGAACTCAAGCTGCACCGCATCGACGAGTCGCTGCCCCTCGCCGAGGCGGTGATCACCCAGCGCCCGCGTTTCGTGACCTCCCTGCGCGAACTCGCCGACGCCTTCCCGCGTCTCGGTCCGTACGCCGAGCGCCTTGATCTGGACGCCGCCGCGTTCCTGCCGCTGGTCGCCCAGGCCCGCTCCGTCGGGGGTCTCGCGCTGCTGTTCCGGGGGCGCGAGGAGTTCACGGCCGAGGACCGCGACCTGTGCCTCGGCCTAGCGGGCATCGTCGCCCAGTCCCTCCAGCGGGCCATCCTCTTCGACGGCGAACGCGACTTCGCGACGGGGCTCCAGTCGACCATGCTGCCCCAGCACATCCCCAAGTTCCCGGGCGTCGAGATCGCCGCCCGCTACCACGCCGCGGGCAGCGGCCGACAGGTGGGCGGCGACTGGTACGACGTGATCTCACTGCCCCGACGCAGGATCGGCGTAGTCGTCGGTGACGTCGAGGGGCACGACACCCAGGCCGCCGCCGTCATGGGCCAGTTGCGCATCGCGCTGCGCGCCTACGCGGGCGAGGGCCACCCGCCGTCCACGGTCATCGCGCGTGCCTCGCGCTTCCTCGCCGAGCTCGACACCGACCGCTTCGCCACCTGCACGTACGCCCAGGTCGACCCCGCCACCGGAGACGTACGGGCCATCAGGGCCGGCCACATGGAACCGGTGCTCCGGCACGCCGACGGCCGCGTCAGCACCCCGCCGGTGCGCGGCGGGCTCCCGTTGGGCCTGGCGACGGAGTTCGAGCAGGAGGAGTACCCCGAGACGCGGCTCGACCTGCTGCCCGGCGAGGCGATCGTCCTGTTCACCGACGGCCTCGTCGAGCATCCGGGGCGCGACATCGCGGCAGGCGTGCAGGCCGTGACCGAAGCGGTGCGCAACGGGCCCGTCCGGGCGTGCGCCGTCGCCGAGCGTCTGTCGGAGCGGGTGTCGCAGGTCAGGCCGACCGCCGATGACGTGGCGCTGCTCGTCCTGTGCCGGGACCTCGACCAGGGCACTCCGCTCGCGCCGCGCATCCACCAGTACCTCCACACCGCGGACCCCCAGGGGCTCGCCGAGACCCGCACGGCGCTGCGAAGTGCCCTGGAGGACTGGGGATTCGGCGCGGTGGCGGACGACGTGGAGCTCGCCGCCGGTGAGCTGATGGTGAACGCGCTCCTGCACACGGAGGCCGGCGCCGTCATCACCCTCGAAGTGCTGCCGGGACCGGCCCGGCGCGTCCGGCTCTGGGTCAAGGACCGGTCGAGCGTGTTCCCGCGCCGCCGCACACCGGGCGAGGCCGCGACATCGGGTCGCGGGCTGCTGCTCGTCGACGCGGTCGCGGACTGTTGGGGTGTCGAGCCGCGGGGTGAGGGGAAGGCGGTGTGGTGCGAGTTCGTGGAGACGGAGCCGGAGCCGCCCGGCGGTAGGTGA
- a CDS encoding long-chain-fatty-acid--CoA ligase: MGPFLPDAVRQHAALTPGAPAVTEGSRTLTYAELERRGNRVAQALLAAGLPRGTRVGYLVRPGVLSAELLMGCAKAGFVATPLNWRLAGPELVAVAQDAELGIVLTQTEFLPGARAVRAALPGITLVTESGADAGECTYENWLAAAGDADPGAGSEDAVFLQLYTSGTTGLPKGVQLTLNNCSADEAQLREMGWTTASVSLNVMPVFHIAGTGWLVNALAAGAHTVLVPDLVPSAVVDLMERHRVTHVFFVPAVLHVLTTLPDIRERDFSALRLIVYGASPITPVLLRRSMEIFGCGFYQKYGLTETTGSAVRLLPEDHVVDGPRSALLRSAGNVWPGVEVAVADPVTGDHVAPGVVGEILTRSHQVTPGYWKRPEENEALFTADGWLRTGDAGYLDKDGYLFITDRMKDMVITGGENVYPIEVESVLAEHPGVLDVAVFGTPDDKWGEAVTAAVVRRPGADAVTAQDLIDFTRERIASYKKPRIVHFVAELPRNPSGKILKRVLRQELTHRVD, translated from the coding sequence ATGGGCCCGTTCCTGCCCGACGCCGTACGACAGCACGCCGCGCTCACCCCTGGCGCTCCCGCCGTGACAGAAGGTTCCCGGACGCTGACCTACGCCGAGCTCGAACGGCGCGGCAACCGAGTCGCGCAGGCACTCCTCGCCGCGGGTCTGCCCCGGGGCACGCGCGTCGGCTATCTCGTCCGCCCCGGAGTCCTCTCGGCGGAGCTCCTGATGGGCTGTGCCAAGGCGGGCTTCGTCGCCACCCCGCTGAACTGGCGCCTTGCCGGGCCCGAACTGGTCGCGGTCGCCCAGGACGCCGAACTCGGGATCGTCCTGACCCAGACCGAATTCCTGCCCGGAGCGCGTGCGGTGCGGGCCGCGCTGCCCGGCATCACCCTCGTCACCGAGAGCGGGGCGGACGCGGGTGAGTGCACGTACGAGAACTGGCTGGCCGCGGCGGGTGACGCCGATCCGGGTGCCGGGAGCGAGGACGCGGTCTTCCTCCAGCTGTACACCTCCGGCACCACCGGGCTGCCCAAGGGTGTCCAGCTCACGCTGAACAACTGCTCCGCGGATGAAGCCCAGTTGCGTGAGATGGGCTGGACGACCGCGTCCGTCTCCCTGAACGTCATGCCTGTCTTCCACATCGCCGGGACCGGCTGGCTGGTGAACGCGCTCGCCGCGGGCGCCCACACGGTGCTGGTCCCCGACCTCGTGCCGTCCGCCGTGGTCGACCTCATGGAGCGCCACCGGGTCACGCACGTCTTCTTCGTGCCCGCCGTGCTCCACGTGCTGACGACGCTGCCCGACATCCGCGAACGCGACTTCTCCGCGCTCCGGTTGATCGTCTACGGGGCCTCGCCGATCACGCCCGTTCTGCTGCGCCGCTCCATGGAGATCTTCGGCTGCGGTTTTTACCAGAAGTACGGTCTGACCGAGACGACCGGCTCCGCCGTGCGGTTGCTGCCCGAGGACCACGTCGTGGACGGACCGCGCTCCGCGCTCCTGCGTTCGGCGGGCAACGTGTGGCCCGGCGTCGAGGTGGCCGTCGCGGACCCGGTCACCGGAGATCATGTGGCGCCGGGAGTGGTGGGGGAGATCCTCACCCGCTCCCACCAGGTCACCCCGGGCTACTGGAAACGGCCCGAGGAGAACGAGGCGCTGTTCACCGCCGACGGCTGGCTCAGGACCGGCGACGCCGGCTACCTCGACAAGGACGGCTACCTGTTCATCACCGACCGGATGAAGGACATGGTGATCACGGGCGGAGAGAACGTGTATCCGATCGAGGTCGAGTCCGTGCTCGCCGAGCACCCCGGTGTCCTGGACGTGGCCGTCTTCGGTACCCCCGACGACAAGTGGGGTGAGGCCGTCACCGCCGCCGTCGTGCGGCGGCCCGGGGCGGACGCGGTCACCGCGCAGGACCTCATCGACTTCACGCGCGAGCGCATCGCCTCGTACAAGAAGCCGCGGATCGTCCACTTCGTGGCGGAGCTGCCCCGCAACCCCAGCGGCAAGATCCTCAAGCGGGTCCTTCGCCAGGAACTCACCCATCGCGTCGATTGA
- a CDS encoding acyl-CoA thioesterase, which yields MINGVLDQAQPFGPLGKGERLALVDVGSGVFEGYCHGGRAQERAYGGAVVGQALAAAYRTVEDDRSVHSLHAYFLRAVTPELPTRYVSDAVRDGRSYSVRQVTASQGGKEALTMSVSFKLPQPEGSRRQPGMPDVPGPEGLDDGFAFRPATHPLRTAVECRQVPDAVGPDEGQIERFAWFRSVGALPDDPALHACALAYISDAPLAPTALVPYGEPRPVGVVLASLDHAMWFHRPFRADEWLLYACRSRLAGDGRTLAYGEFWDRRGQLVASVVQEALLRARA from the coding sequence ATGATCAACGGAGTTCTTGACCAGGCGCAGCCCTTCGGCCCCCTCGGCAAGGGCGAGCGCCTTGCCCTGGTGGACGTCGGGTCGGGCGTCTTCGAGGGCTACTGCCACGGTGGCCGCGCGCAGGAGCGCGCCTATGGAGGAGCGGTCGTCGGCCAGGCCCTGGCCGCGGCGTACCGCACCGTCGAGGACGACCGGTCCGTGCACTCCCTGCACGCCTACTTCCTGCGCGCCGTCACGCCCGAACTTCCCACGAGGTACGTGTCCGACGCGGTCCGGGACGGGCGCAGCTACTCCGTGCGCCAGGTGACCGCGTCGCAGGGCGGCAAGGAGGCGCTCACGATGAGCGTGTCCTTCAAACTGCCGCAGCCGGAGGGGAGTCGGCGGCAGCCCGGTATGCCGGACGTCCCGGGTCCCGAAGGCCTCGACGACGGCTTCGCGTTCCGTCCGGCGACGCATCCGCTGCGTACGGCGGTGGAGTGCCGGCAGGTGCCGGACGCCGTCGGTCCGGACGAGGGGCAGATCGAACGCTTCGCCTGGTTTCGCTCGGTCGGCGCGCTCCCCGACGACCCCGCGCTGCATGCCTGCGCCCTCGCGTACATCTCCGACGCGCCACTGGCCCCCACGGCGCTCGTGCCGTACGGCGAACCGCGGCCGGTCGGTGTCGTCCTCGCCTCGCTGGACCACGCCATGTGGTTCCACCGCCCGTTCCGTGCCGACGAGTGGCTCCTGTACGCCTGCCGCAGCCGCCTCGCCGGCGACGGACGCACTCTGGCGTACGGCGAGTTCTGGGACCGGCGCGGGCAGCTCGTCGCGTCGGTGGTCCAGGAGGCGCTGCTGCGGGCCAGGGCCTAG
- a CDS encoding GNAT family N-acetyltransferase: MPTWTIKAEPVIGADVDEVMREYFTEMGRRVLGRPGTEAELQAVLAEDPHHALSPPDGEFLVARGDEGEFLGCAGLRLLRGAPETAELKRMFVRPAGRGAGLGRGLLLAVEQSARRLGAARIVCETNTQLTEARALYTRHGYEETGPYEGHGKADHWYVKVLN; this comes from the coding sequence ATGCCAACGTGGACTATCAAGGCGGAGCCTGTCATTGGCGCGGATGTCGATGAGGTGATGCGGGAGTACTTCACCGAGATGGGGCGGCGGGTGCTGGGGCGCCCAGGTACAGAGGCAGAGCTGCAAGCGGTGCTTGCTGAAGATCCTCACCATGCGCTCAGCCCGCCCGACGGCGAGTTTCTCGTTGCGCGCGGGGATGAGGGTGAGTTCCTGGGCTGCGCAGGGTTGCGGCTGCTCAGAGGTGCTCCGGAGACTGCGGAGCTCAAGCGGATGTTCGTGCGCCCCGCTGGGCGGGGAGCGGGGTTGGGCCGGGGCCTCCTCCTCGCCGTCGAGCAATCAGCCAGGAGGCTGGGCGCTGCCCGGATCGTGTGCGAGACCAACACCCAACTCACTGAGGCACGGGCTTTGTACACCAGGCACGGTTACGAGGAAACCGGACCCTACGAAGGGCATGGCAAGGCGGATCACTGGTACGTCAAGGTCCTCAACTGA
- a CDS encoding cytochrome P450 — MDEARQQRLVIAYETLRLRILRQAEDSIRQRYASPIARGIYRMTKEPSVIGGYSVPAGTLLIIGVDVCDRGTSAFPDAHRFDPTRGRDFEHLTFGRGRHSCLGIPVTRLIAAQALRAFPSGTTSFGLVVEPSALRFHDAMVMNGLAELPIWVECPN, encoded by the coding sequence ATGGACGAGGCCAGGCAGCAGCGCCTCGTCATCGCGTACGAGACTCTGCGTCTTCGGATCTTGCGCCAGGCAGAGGATTCCATTCGTCAGCGATACGCGAGCCCGATTGCGCGAGGTATCTATCGGATGACGAAGGAACCCTCCGTGATAGGCGGGTACTCAGTTCCAGCAGGTACTTTGCTCATCATTGGTGTGGACGTTTGCGACAGGGGCACGTCAGCATTTCCGGATGCTCACAGATTTGACCCCACTCGCGGTCGGGATTTCGAACATCTTACGTTCGGCCGCGGGCGGCACTCATGCCTGGGTATTCCAGTCACACGCCTGATTGCGGCGCAGGCCCTGCGCGCGTTTCCCTCGGGAACAACGAGTTTCGGCCTGGTCGTGGAGCCGTCAGCGCTGCGTTTCCACGACGCTATGGTCATGAACGGCCTCGCCGAACTCCCGATTTGGGTTGAGTGCCCGAACTAA
- a CDS encoding gas vesicle protein K yields the protein MTGSRLDLDSDKVGRDLVAFVLTVVELLRQLMERQAIRRVDQGDLSDAQADEIGTTLMLLDQRMAELCEQHGVRPEDLNLDLGPLGTLLPRS from the coding sequence GTGACCGGATCTCGACTTGATCTTGACTCCGACAAGGTGGGACGTGACCTCGTCGCCTTCGTGCTCACCGTGGTCGAGCTCCTCCGGCAATTGATGGAGCGGCAGGCAATTCGACGTGTCGATCAAGGCGATCTCAGCGATGCGCAGGCTGACGAGATCGGAACCACCCTGATGCTGCTCGACCAGCGGATGGCAGAACTCTGCGAGCAGCACGGAGTCCGGCCGGAGGATCTCAACCTCGACCTCGGGCCACTCGGAACCTTGCTGCCGCGGAGCTGA
- a CDS encoding gas vesicle protein, with translation MTYDDVAPWDSPGPLNGPIGVPLVDLLDRLLATGVVISGDLVIAIADVPLVRLSLHALLSSVNERVPAPWADGGPL, from the coding sequence GTGACCTACGACGACGTGGCGCCTTGGGACAGCCCCGGGCCACTAAACGGCCCCATCGGGGTGCCTCTCGTCGATCTGTTGGACCGACTCCTGGCCACCGGGGTGGTCATCAGCGGCGACCTGGTCATCGCTATCGCCGACGTTCCCCTGGTGCGCCTGTCGCTTCATGCTCTGTTGTCGTCCGTCAACGAACGCGTTCCGGCGCCCTGGGCGGACGGAGGCCCGTTGTGA
- a CDS encoding GvpL/GvpF family gas vesicle protein, with the protein MTERGPEHSDAHATYVFAVCRNPDPAAFVGLPGVADEALVSILPMETLTAIVQKVRARDFTDEAWQARLSDQRELERYARAHHDVVTAAAACCPTVPLPLATLYHDEQRARDALTNEADRFHAALRRIAHHAEWGVKVYAPPCPPDDSSRRAAPADRSRPAPGAGLAYLERKRGVQERRDQSQDEALQAAETVDSEVRLLATASRRLRPHAPQLSVERRIQVLNATYLVAEQRADELALLTRSLRARTGVEIELSGPWVPYSFIGEV; encoded by the coding sequence ATGACGGAGCGCGGCCCTGAGCATTCGGACGCCCACGCCACCTACGTGTTCGCGGTTTGCCGGAACCCGGACCCGGCGGCCTTCGTCGGGCTGCCAGGAGTCGCCGACGAGGCGCTCGTGAGCATTCTGCCGATGGAGACACTGACTGCGATCGTCCAGAAGGTCCGAGCTCGCGACTTCACCGACGAGGCCTGGCAGGCACGCCTGTCCGACCAGCGGGAGCTGGAACGTTACGCACGCGCCCACCATGACGTCGTTACTGCGGCTGCCGCCTGCTGCCCTACAGTGCCCTTGCCGCTGGCGACGCTGTACCACGATGAACAGCGGGCGAGGGACGCCCTTACCAACGAGGCGGACCGCTTTCATGCAGCACTAAGGCGCATCGCGCACCATGCCGAATGGGGCGTAAAGGTGTACGCGCCACCCTGCCCACCGGACGATTCGAGCCGTAGGGCCGCGCCGGCCGACCGGTCCCGACCGGCACCCGGCGCCGGCCTTGCTTACCTGGAGCGCAAGCGAGGTGTGCAGGAACGTCGCGACCAGAGCCAGGACGAGGCGCTGCAGGCTGCCGAAACGGTAGATTCCGAAGTCCGTCTCCTCGCCACGGCGTCCCGCAGATTGCGACCGCATGCCCCCCAGCTCTCCGTGGAACGGCGGATCCAGGTCCTCAATGCAACCTATCTGGTAGCCGAACAGCGCGCCGACGAACTCGCCCTGCTGACACGGTCGTTGCGAGCACGGACCGGGGTGGAGATCGAGCTGTCGGGGCCGTGGGTGCCCTACTCGTTTATTGGTGAGGTGTAG
- a CDS encoding gas vesicle protein, whose product MTDVDLRQTSYTASGPQTANLADILERVLDKGIVIAGDIKIELLDIELLTIRIRLFVASVDTAKKAGIDWWETDPALSSRASRSALQDENRALRERLEVLESKTKDESPEQRPK is encoded by the coding sequence GTGACTGACGTCGACTTGCGGCAGACGTCCTATACCGCATCCGGCCCGCAGACCGCCAATCTCGCCGACATCCTCGAACGTGTTCTCGATAAAGGGATCGTGATCGCCGGGGATATCAAGATCGAACTCCTCGACATCGAGCTGCTCACCATCCGGATCCGACTGTTCGTGGCCTCCGTAGATACCGCGAAGAAGGCCGGAATCGACTGGTGGGAAACCGATCCGGCACTCAGCTCGCGCGCTTCCCGCAGCGCCCTGCAGGACGAGAATCGCGCGTTGCGAGAACGTCTGGAGGTGCTCGAATCCAAAACGAAGGACGAATCGCCCGAGCAGCGACCCAAGTGA
- a CDS encoding SRPBCC family protein, with product MTKTEKDQPTEETSGMDQLREELSKFLSAQVENLAEKAGEKLTDVTEKLTDASESGSLPAIGSRILQGDSPVKAFISEKAKGVKDNVVGKVKDAFGGGKGKRKSSGGKVMNIIEVLDVGVPLRDAYDYWTQYDQFSSFAKGVRDVSKSDEVGSDWKVKVGPSSRSFKATVQEQIPDDRIVWTSEGAKGTTRGAVSFHELAPTLTRIVLVVEYYPSGFFEKTGNLWRAQGRRMRLDFKNFQRYVSLTNEEPEGWRGEIRDGEVVVSHEDAMEEEDAEQEEQEGADSGYEDEAEGAYEDEDEDEDEGEGEDEGAEDEESDADGEYEDEDEMEEDEEDEDESASKKRGGKRRRRD from the coding sequence ATGACCAAGACGGAGAAAGACCAACCCACTGAGGAAACTTCGGGTATGGACCAGCTCCGCGAAGAGCTGTCCAAGTTCCTCTCCGCGCAAGTGGAAAATCTCGCCGAGAAGGCGGGAGAGAAACTGACCGACGTGACCGAGAAGCTCACCGACGCGTCCGAGTCCGGTTCGCTTCCGGCGATAGGATCCCGCATCCTGCAGGGCGACTCCCCGGTGAAGGCATTCATTTCAGAAAAGGCAAAAGGCGTCAAGGACAACGTCGTGGGGAAGGTGAAGGACGCCTTTGGCGGGGGGAAGGGGAAACGCAAGTCCAGCGGCGGCAAGGTCATGAACATCATCGAGGTTCTCGATGTAGGGGTGCCCCTGCGCGACGCTTACGACTATTGGACGCAGTACGACCAATTCAGCAGCTTCGCGAAGGGTGTTCGCGACGTCTCCAAGAGTGACGAGGTCGGGAGCGATTGGAAGGTTAAAGTCGGTCCATCCTCGCGAAGCTTCAAAGCGACTGTTCAGGAGCAGATTCCCGACGACCGTATTGTCTGGACCTCCGAAGGAGCCAAGGGCACCACTCGCGGCGCGGTCAGCTTCCATGAACTGGCACCCACCCTGACCCGAATCGTCCTCGTCGTGGAGTACTACCCATCAGGGTTCTTCGAGAAGACCGGCAACCTATGGCGGGCCCAAGGGCGCCGTATGCGACTGGACTTCAAGAACTTCCAGCGGTACGTCAGCCTCACCAATGAAGAACCCGAAGGCTGGCGCGGCGAAATCCGTGACGGTGAAGTCGTCGTGTCGCACGAGGACGCCATGGAAGAAGAGGACGCCGAGCAGGAAGAGCAGGAAGGCGCCGACTCCGGTTACGAGGACGAAGCCGAAGGTGCCTACGAGGACGAGGACGAGGACGAGGACGAGGGCGAGGGCGAGGACGAGGGAGCGGAGGACGAAGAATCCGACGCCGACGGCGAATACGAGGACGAAGACGAGATGGAGGAGGACGAGGAGGACGAGGACGAGTCTGCTTCCAAGAAGCGAGGAGGAAAGAGGCGGCGTCGTGACTGA
- a CDS encoding histone protein yields the protein MNEKEKVALAAAVVGGYVLGRTKKGRMALSIATYLAGRRFGLDPRQLAAEGMRRLGDIPQFADLQEQLRGEVLQAGRQAVAAAADRGMSTLAGAISDRTARLGEIADEDEEEDEEEYAPEEEDAEYEEEDEPEAEYEEDQAEEEDEEEEEPEAEYEEEEEEEEEEEEPEEEARPQRRRRASAAATSKKAAPARAKKSRAAKAAPQKSAAKKTAAKKSAPAKKSAAKKTAAKKSAPAKKSAAKKTAAKKSAPAKKSAAKKTAAKKSAPAKKSAARKTTSSKRSASKRADRRR from the coding sequence ATGAATGAAAAGGAAAAGGTGGCGCTTGCTGCTGCTGTAGTGGGCGGCTATGTACTGGGTCGAACGAAGAAGGGTCGCATGGCTCTGTCCATTGCGACCTATCTGGCAGGCCGGAGGTTCGGTCTTGACCCTCGCCAGCTTGCAGCCGAGGGGATGCGCAGGTTGGGAGATATTCCCCAGTTTGCTGATCTGCAGGAGCAGTTGCGAGGGGAAGTCCTCCAAGCGGGGCGTCAGGCAGTGGCTGCCGCTGCCGACCGCGGGATGAGCACGCTTGCCGGCGCCATCAGCGATCGCACGGCCCGGCTCGGCGAGATCGCGGACGAGGACGAGGAAGAGGACGAGGAGGAGTACGCGCCGGAAGAGGAAGACGCGGAGTACGAGGAAGAGGACGAGCCGGAGGCCGAGTACGAAGAGGACCAGGCCGAGGAAGAGGACGAGGAAGAGGAAGAGCCGGAGGCCGAGTACGAGGAGGAGGAGGAAGAGGAGGAAGAGGAGGAAGAGCCTGAAGAGGAGGCGCGGCCGCAGCGGCGCCGCAGGGCATCCGCAGCAGCAACATCCAAGAAGGCCGCACCCGCCCGCGCGAAGAAGAGTCGGGCAGCCAAAGCCGCGCCGCAGAAGTCTGCGGCCAAGAAGACGGCGGCGAAGAAGTCCGCACCCGCCAAGAAGTCTGCGGCCAAGAAGACGGCGGCGAAGAAGTCCGCACCCGCCAAGAAGTCTGCGGCCAAGAAGACAGCGGCGAAGAAGTCCGCACCCGCCAAGAAGAGCGCGGCCAAGAAGACAGCGGCGAAGAAGTCCGCACCCGCCAAGAAGAGCGCGGCCAGGAAAACGACGTCATCGAAGCGATCAGCATCCAAGCGCGCCGATCGTCGGAGGTAG